One segment of Cynocephalus volans isolate mCynVol1 chromosome 8, mCynVol1.pri, whole genome shotgun sequence DNA contains the following:
- the LOC134384407 gene encoding testicular spindle-associated protein SHCBP1L-like: MKCRQHTDGARARGPLPRVQATVRARRTPGAPHGEADPQPSRVPLSAPVSGAAVAAATTALTSAIASIRRAWLDQCAEDFREPPHFPCLQKLLDYLKRMMPGSDPERRAQNLLEQFQKQEVETDSEVHGPFFPRILRRRKGKRDFGKTITHIVAKAMTTEMVKDLSSDTLLQQHDDLDLALDSCYSGDTVVIFPGEYQAANLALLTDDIIIKGIGKREEIMITSEPSHDSFVVSRADNVKLMHLSLIQQGMVDDIVVVESGHTTLENCILKCEGTGVCVLTGAALTITDSEITGAQGAGVELYPGSTAILERNEIHHCNNLKTSDSSKSTLGGVNMKVLPAPKLKMTNNHIHNNNGCGVSILQPTEQFFIVAEEALNKGAASGDKKDDQMLSKVMQNLNLEMNNNKIEANVKGDIRIVTS, from the exons ATGAAGTGTCGCCAACACACAGACGGGGCGAGGGCAAGGGGGCCGCTCCCGAGGGTCCAGGCCACAGTCCGGGCACGGCGGACCCCCGGCGCCCCTCACGGTGAGGCTGACCCCCAGCCCAGCCGCGTCCCGCTCTCTGCGCCCGTATCAGGTGCTGCAGTAGCCGCAGCCACCACGGCACTGACGAG TGCAATCGCTTCAATCCGGAGGGCCTGGCTTGACCAATGCGCAGAGGACTTCCGAGAACCCCCTCACTTCCCGTGCTTACAGAAGCTGCTGGATTACCTCAAACGGATGATGCCAGGCTCTGACCCAGAGCGAAGAGCACAAAACCTTCTTGAGCAGTTTCAGAAGCAAGAAGTGGAAACTGACAGTGA aGTTCATGGACCTTTCTTTCCAAGAATTCTGAGGcgtaggaaaggaaaaagagactttGGAAAGACTATAACACATATTGTAGCAAAAGCGATGACTACTGAAATG GTGAAGGACTTATCGTCAGACACACTTCTCCAACAGCATGATGATTTGGATTTGGCTTTGGATAGCTGTTATAGTGGAGATACAGTAGTTATTTTTCCAGGAGAATATCAAGCTGCAAATCTGGCTTTATTGACTGATGACATCATTATAAAGG GAattggaaagagagaggaaattaTGATTACTTCTGAACCTTCTCATGACAGTTTTGTTGTGTCCAGAGCTGACAATGTAAAACTAATGCATCTGTCTTTGATACAGCAAGGGATGGTTGATGATATCGTGGTAGTGGAATCTGGTCACACGACTCTAGAAAACTGTATATTAAAATGTGAAGGAACAGGAGTGTGTGTTCTCACAGGGGCCGCTTTGACAATTACAGACAGTGAAATAACTGGTGCCCAG GGTGCTGGTGTTGAACTATATCCTGGGagcacagccattttggaaaggaatgaaattcaTCACTGTAATAATCTCAAAACCAGTGATAGTTCGAAAAGCACTTTAGGTGGAGTTAACATGAAG GTTCTCCCAGCACCCAAACTGAAGATGACTAACAATCATATTCACAACAACAATGGCTGTGGAGTAAGCATTCTTCAACCAACTGAGCAATTTTTTATTGTAGCAGAAGAAGCTCTCAACAAAGGGGCTGCTTCAGGAGATAAAAAAGATGATCAAATGCTTTCCAAAGTAATGCAAAACCTGAATCtggaaatgaataataataagataGAAGCAAATGTAAAGGGGGATATCAGAATAGTCACAAGTTAA
- the LOC134383484 gene encoding polyadenylate-binding protein 1-like has product MNPSAPSYPMASLYVGDLHPDVTEAMLYEKFSPAGPILSIRVCRDMITRRSLGYAYVNFQQPADAERALDTMNFDVIKGKPVRIMWSQRDPSLRKSGVGNIFIKNLDKSIDNKALYDTFSAFGNILSCKVVCDENGSKGYGFVHFETQEAAERAIEKMNGMLLNDRKVFVGRFKSRKEREAELGARAKEFTNVYIKNFGEDMDDERLKDLFGKFGPALSVKVMTDESGKSKGFGFVSFERHEDAQKAVDEMNGKELNGKQIYVGQAQKKVERQTELKRKFEQMKQDRITRYQGVNLYVKNLDDGIDDERLRKEFSPFGTITSAKVMMEGGRSKGFGFVCFSSPEEATKAVTEMNGRIVATKPLYVALAQRKEERQAHLTNQYMQRMASVRAVPNPVINPYQPAPPSGYFMAAIPQTQNCAAYYPPSQIAQLRPSPHWTAQGARPHPFQNMPGAIRPAAPRPPFSTMRPASSQVPRVMSTQRVANTSTQTLGPRPAAAAAAATPAVRTVPQYKYAAGVRNPQQHLNAQPQVTMQQPAVHVQGQEPLTASMLASAPPQEQKQMLGERLFPLIQAMHPTLAGKITGMLLEIDNSELLHMLESPESLRSKVDEAVAVLQAHQAKEAAQKAVNSATGVPTV; this is encoded by the coding sequence ATGAACCCCAGCGCCCCAAGCTACCCCATGGCCTCGCTCTACGTGGGAGACCTACACCCCGACGTGACCGAGGCGATGCTCTACGAGAAGTTCAGCCCGGCCGGGCCCATCCTCTCCATCCGGGTCTGCAGGGACATGATCACCCGCCGCTCCTTGGGCTACGCGTATGTGAACTTCCAGCAGCCGGCGGACGCGGAGCGTGCTTTGGACACCATGAATTTTGATGTTATAAAGGGCAAGCCAGTTCGCATCATGTGGTCTCAGCGCGATCCATCACTTCGCAAAAGTGGAGTAGGCaacatattcattaaaaatttggACAAATCCATTGATAATAAAGCACTGTATGATACATTTTCTGCTTTTGGTAACATCCTTTCATGTAAGGTGGTTTGTGATGAAAATGGTTCCAAAGGCTATGGATTTGTACATTTTGAGACACAGGAAGCAGCTGAAAGAGCtattgaaaaaatgaatgggATGCTTCTAAATGATCGCAAAGTATTTGTTGGACGATTTAAGTCTCGTAAGGAACGAGAAGCTGAACTTGGAGCTAGGGCAAAAGAGTTCACCAATGTTTACATCAAGAATTTCGGAGAAGATATGGATGATGAGCGCCTTAAGGATCTCTTTGGCAAGTTTGGACCTGCCTTAAGTGTGAAAGTAATGACTGATGAAAGTGGAAAATCCAAAGGATTTGGATTTGTAAGCTTTGAAAGGCATGAAGATGCACAGAAAGCTGTGGATGAAATGAATGGAAAGGAGCTCAATGGAAAACAAATTTACGTTGGTCAAGCTCAGAAAAAAGTGGAACGGCAGACGGAACTTAAGCGCAAATTTGAACAGATGAAGCAAGATAGGATCACCAGATACCAGGGTGTTAATCTTTATGTGAAAAATCTTGATGATGGTATTGATGATGAACGTCTCCGGAAAGAGTTTTCTCCATTTGGTACAATCACTAGTGCAAAGGTTATGATGGAGGGTGGTCGCAGCAAAGGGTTTGGTTTTGTATGTTTCTCCTCCCCAGAAGAAGCCACTAAAGCAGTTACAGAAATGAATGGTAGAATTGTGGCCACCAAGCCATTGTATGTAGCTTTAGCTCAGCGCAAAGAAGAACGCCAGGCTCACCTCACTAACCAGTATATGCAGAGAATGGCAAGTGTACGAGCTGTGCCCAACCCTGTGATCAACCCCTACCAGCCAGCACCTCCTTCAGGTTACTTCATGGCAGCTATCCCACAGACTCAGAACTGTGCTGCATACTATCCTCCTAGCCAAATTGCTCAACTAAGACCAAGTCCTCACTGGACTGCTCAGGGTGCCAGACCTCATCCATTCCAAAATATGCCCGGTGCTATCCGCCCAGCCGCTCCTAGACCACCATTTAGTACTATGAGACCAGCTTCTTCACAGGTTCCACGAGTCATGTCGACACAGCGTGTTGCTAACACATCAACACAGACACTGGGTCCACgtcctgcagctgctgctgctgcagctacTCCTGCTGTTCGCACCGTTCCACAGTACAAATATGCTGCGGGAGTTCGCAATCCTCAACAACATCTTAATGCACAGCCACAAGTTACCATGCAACAGCCTGCTGTTCATGTACAAGGTCAGGAACCTTTGACTGCTTCCATGTTGGCATCTGCCCCTCCTCAAGAGCAAAAGCAAATGTTGGGTGAACGGCTCTTTCCTCTTATTCAAGCCATGCACCCTACTCTTGCTGGTAAAATCACTGGCATGTTGTTGGAAATTGATAATTCAGAACTGCTTCATATGCTTGAGTCTCCAGAATCTCTCCGTTCTAAGGTTGATGAAGCTGTAGCTGTACTACAAGCCCACCAAGCTAAAGAGGCTGCCCAGAAAGCAGTTAACAGTGCCACTGGTGTTCCAACTGTTTAA
- the LOC134384511 gene encoding LOW QUALITY PROTEIN: liprin-alpha-1-like (The sequence of the model RefSeq protein was modified relative to this genomic sequence to represent the inferred CDS: deleted 1 base in 1 codon): MMREVMPTISEAEGSPGGSGSHASSSPSQADADSHFEQLMVSMLEERDRLLDTLRETQETLALTQGKLHDVGHERDSLQRQVKTALPQEFAALMKELNVCREELLEREEEIAELKAERNNTRLLLEHLECLVSRHERSLRMTVVKRQAQSPAGVSSEVEVLKALKSLFEHHKALDEKMRERLRVALERCGLLEEELGATHKELMILKEWNKQKKTLTDGALDMNHEQENTPSTNGKRSSDGSLSYEEDLAKVIELQEVIDKQLREQSQMKEHLAALSKRISHVAELEEDLFTAREDLIKSEEMNTKLQWDICEAMVQKEDMEERITTLEKCSLAAQREAMSVHDLKDKLENEIANKDSMHRQTEDKNHQLQERLELVEQKLQQTMRKAETLPEVEAELAQRVAALSKAEERQGNTEERLRQMEAQLEEKNQELQRARQREKMNEEHNKSLSDTVDKLLSESNERLQLHLKERMAALEEKNSLLGEVENAKKQLEDTQHDKDQLVLIIEALRAELDQMRLRGASLHHGRPHLGSVPDFRCPVADSHTDSYSTSAVLRRPQKGRLAALRDEPSKVQTVNEQDWERAQQASVLANAAQAFESDVDVSDGEDEDAMDVRNSTGSQDGPVSNPSSSNSSQDSRHKAPKKKGIKSSISRLFGKKEKGRPGQAGKESLRHPGVSKTDNASQDALSLSKLGGQAEKSRKLPKKHELLDEARRQGLPFAQWDGPTVVVWLELWVGMPGWYVAACRANVKSGAIMSTLSDTEMKREIGISNPLHRLKLRLAIQEIMSLTSPSAPPTSRTTLAYGDMNHEWIGNEWLPSLGLPQYCSYFMQCLVDARMLDHLTKKDLRGQLKMVDGFHRNSFQCGMMCLRRLNYDRKELERKREESQHEVKDVLVWSNDRVIRWILSIGLKAYANNLLGSGVHGALLALDETFDFNALALLLRIPTRNTQARAVLQREFNNLLLMGTDRRFDEDDDKSFRRAPSWRKKFRPEDIHGLAAASAGTLSANLQVTSSMSSPSTQPKNMQMDGSVSGTQRLDSPTVRIYSC; the protein is encoded by the exons ATGATGCGTGAGGTGATGCCAACCATCAGTGAAGCTGAAGGCTccccaggaggaagtgggagcCATGCATCCAGCTCCCCTTCACAGGCAGACGCAGATTCTCATTTTGAACAGTTGATGGTCTCCATGCTAGAAGAAAGGGACCGACTTCTTGACACTCTTAGAGAGACTCAAGAAACGCTGGCATTAACTCAGGGGAAATTACACGATGTTGGTCATGAAAGAGATTCCTTGCAGAGACAGGTCAAAACTGCACTTCCACAGGAGTTTGCTGCACTTATGAAGGAACTGAATGTATGCAGGGAGGAGCTCcttgaaagggaagaagaaattgctgaactgaaagcagaaaggaacaaCACCAGGCTGCTTTTAGAACATCTGGAATGCCTTGTCTCTAGGCACGAGAGGTCTCTCAGGATGACCGTGGTGAAGAGACAGGCACAGTCTCCAGCAGGTGTGTCCAGCGAAGTCGAAGTGCTCAAAGCACTGAAGTCGTTGTTTGAGCACCACAAAGCTCTGGAtgaaaagatgagagagagattACGAGTAGCACTTGAAAGGTGTGGTTTGTTAGAAGAAGAATTAGGTGCCACACACAAAGAGCTAATGATTCTTAAAGAAtggaataagcagaaaaaaacactaacagaTGGAGCACTTGACATGAACCATGAACAAGAAAATACCCCGAGCACGAATGGAAAGAGATCTTCTGATGGTTCGTTAAGCTACGAGGAGGACCTTGCTAAAGTAATAGAGCTCCAGGAAGTCATAGACAAGCAATTGAGGGAGCAGAGCCAAATGAAAGAGCACCTGGCTGCGCTCTcca agagaatcagtcacgtggcagagctggaggaagatctcttcacagccagggaagacttgatcaaatctgaggagatgaacacgaaattgcaatGGGACATTTGTGAAGCCATGGTCCaaaaggaagacatggaagagagaatcactaCTCTTGAAAAATGCTCCCTTGCTGCACAGCGTGAAGCCATGTCTGTGCATGACCTCAAGGATAAACTTGAAAACGAAATTGCAAACAAAGATTCTATGCATCGCCAGACTGAGGATAAAAACCACCAGTTACAGGAACGGCTGGAATTAGTggagcaaaagctgcagcagacCATGAGGAAAGCCGAGACACTCCCGGAGGTGGAGGCGGAGCTGGCGCAGAGGGTGGCAGCGCTCTCGAAGGCTGAAGAGAGACAGGGCAACACTGAAGAAAGGTTAAGACAGATGGAGGCGCAGCTGGAGGAAAAGAACCAAGAACTGCAGCgggcaaggcagagagaaaaaatgaatgaagagcatAATAAAAGTTTATCAGACACTGTTGACAAGCTTCTTTCAGAATCTAATGAGAGGCTCCAGCTTCATCTGAAAGAGAGAATGGCTGCTCTAGAAGAAAAGAATTCTCTGTTAGGAgaagttgaaaatgcaaaaaagcaatTGGAAGATACACAACATGATAAGGATCAGCTGGTCTTAATCATTGAAGCATTGAGGGCTGAACTAGACCAAATGAGACTAAGAGGTGCTTCACTTCATCATGGCCGACCCCACTTGGGCAGTGTCCCAGATTTCAGGTGCCCTGTGGCAGACAGTCACACAGATTCCTACAGCACCAGTGCAGTGTTGCGGCGCCCCCAGAAAGGCCGCCTAGCTGCTCTACGGGATGAGCCTTCCAAGGTACAAACTGTTAATGAACAGGATTGGGAACGTGCCCAACAGGCTAGTGTCTTAGCAAATGCAGCACAAGCTTTTGAGAGCGATGTCGATGTGTCTGATGGTGAAGATGAGGACGCCATGGACGTGAGAAACTCGACAGGCTCCCAGGACGGTCCCGTGAGCAATCCCAGCAGTAGTAACAGCAGCCAGGACTCGCGCCacaaagccccaaagaagaaGGGTATCAAGTCCTCTATCAGCCGCTTGTttggcaagaaagaaaagggccGACCTGGACAAGCTGGCAAAGAATCATTACGACACCCTGGTGTTTCAAAGACAGATAATGCATCTCAAGATGCCTTGTCACTGAGCAAATTGGGAGGACAGGCTGAAAAAAGTCGTAAACTTCCAAAAAAGCATGAATTGCTCGATGAAGCCCGAAGACAAGGTTTGCCTTTTGCCCAGTGGGATGGGCCGACTGTAGTTGTGTGGTTGGAGCTCTGGGTGGGGATGCCCGGCTGGTATGTGGCTGCCTGCCGAGCCAACGTGAAGAGCGGGGCCATCATGTCAACCCTGTCGGACACCGAGATGAAGCGTGAGATCGGCATCAGCAACCCCCTGCATAGGCTGAAGCTGAGGCTGGCCATCCAAGAGATCATGTCTCTTACCAGCCCGTCTGCTCCTCCCACGTCACGAACGACACTCGCATATGGGGACATGAACCACGAGTGGATTGGGAACGAGTGGCTGCCCAGCCTGGGCCTCCCTCAGTACTGCAGCTACTTCATGCAGTGCCTGGTGGACGCCAGGATGCTGGACCACCTGACCAAGAAGGACCTCCGCGGGCAGCTGAAAATGGTCGACGGTTTCCACAGAAACAGTTTCCAGTGTGGAATGATGTGCCTGAGAAGATTAAACTATGACcgaaaagaactggaaagaaaaagagaagaaagtcagcaTGAAGTAAAAGATGTGCTTGTTTGGAGCAATGATCGAGTGATTCGCTGGATCCTGTCAATTGGCCTTAAAGCATATGCAAACAATCTTTTAGGGAGTGGCGTTCACGGTGCCCTTCTGGCCTTAGATGAAACCTTTGACTTCAACGCACTGGCGCTATTGTTACGGATCCCAACGCGGAATACACAGGCTCGTGCTGTCTTACAAAGAGAATTTAACAACCTTTTGCTCATGGGGACTGACAGAAGGTTTGATGAGGACGATGATAAAAGC TTTAGGAGAGCAccttcatggagaaaaaaatttagaccaGAGGACATTCATGGCTTAGCTGCTGCATCAGCAGGGACTCTCTCTGCAAACTTGCAGGTTACTTCTTCTATGTCTTCACCCTCCACGCAGCCAAAGAACATGCAGATGGACGGCAGTGTGTCAGGAACACAGAGGTTGGATTCTCCCACAGTCAGGATTTACTCCTGCTAA